One genomic region from Halobacteriovoraceae bacterium encodes:
- a CDS encoding transposase, producing the protein MKGKKFSEEVIFKILKEYESGIPAKELGRKYGMAEQTVHKWKKKYHGMQVSDAKKLRSLEEENRRLKRLVADLSLDNQMLKEVAKGNF; encoded by the coding sequence ATGAAAGGCAAAAAATTTTCAGAAGAAGTGATTTTCAAAATTTTAAAGGAATATGAATCGGGAATTCCAGCAAAAGAACTTGGACGCAAATATGGAATGGCCGAGCAAACAGTTCATAAATGGAAAAAAAAATATCACGGGATGCAGGTATCTGATGCTAAAAAACTAAGAAGTCTTGAAGAGGAGAATCGACGTTTAAAACGACTCGTTGCTGATTTAAGTTTAGATAACCAAATGCTCAAGGAAGTTGCCAAGGGAAACTTTTGA
- a CDS encoding TolC family protein, which yields MNKIKLYIISLIASSVLTESSLASCDFKSPNELLESFKTSHPQVVENNSSINVSEKWVEVAKQRPNPEFQAQGMKGEEIDGDVDRISLSLMHTIELGGKRSSRIDFADSKRKQFKASVQDSNEDVLIDAILKAYRLRQVKELIPIYEEAYEAFNKILKVKLKRKSLSPEEQVEKETLVLATNDYRLKVSKLKSEKINLSRHLSFFVGENCDLKQDSLPQKVDLTRSFNLKKETPSYSKLQVAINNLESAKMKLELERSNAYPDLKIGPAFETENINGKNYQSIGLSISMDLPILSTNSGSKGQALEQMNTARVRYKNIKREASLDLEAWIEKYNALGSSLKTIATREDLDKKHLKIEKLFKRGVISTAMIIESHRQLIEFANTRNEFELGAAEALWNIYKINGTVFTEKL from the coding sequence ATGAATAAAATAAAACTTTATATTATATCACTTATAGCAAGTTCGGTTCTTACAGAAAGTTCACTTGCAAGTTGTGATTTTAAATCACCAAATGAACTTTTAGAGAGCTTCAAGACCAGTCATCCTCAAGTTGTTGAAAACAACTCGTCAATTAATGTTTCTGAGAAATGGGTTGAGGTCGCTAAACAGAGGCCAAATCCTGAATTTCAGGCTCAAGGAATGAAAGGCGAAGAAATAGATGGTGACGTCGATAGAATTAGCTTATCACTCATGCATACAATTGAGCTTGGGGGCAAGAGGTCTTCGAGAATAGATTTTGCTGATAGTAAGAGAAAACAATTTAAAGCATCAGTCCAAGATTCAAACGAAGATGTACTTATAGATGCAATCCTCAAGGCTTACAGATTAAGGCAAGTTAAAGAGCTAATTCCAATATACGAGGAGGCTTATGAGGCTTTTAATAAGATTTTAAAGGTAAAGCTTAAGAGAAAATCACTCTCTCCAGAGGAACAAGTTGAAAAAGAAACTCTTGTGCTGGCAACTAATGACTATAGGCTGAAAGTCTCTAAACTTAAATCAGAGAAAATAAACCTGAGTCGGCATCTATCCTTTTTCGTTGGTGAAAACTGTGACCTCAAACAAGATTCCCTTCCTCAGAAAGTTGACTTAACAAGAAGTTTTAATCTGAAAAAAGAAACTCCGAGTTATTCAAAACTTCAGGTAGCGATAAATAATCTTGAATCAGCAAAAATGAAGTTAGAACTAGAGAGGTCAAATGCATATCCTGATTTAAAAATTGGGCCAGCTTTTGAGACTGAAAATATCAATGGAAAGAATTATCAGTCTATTGGATTGAGTATAAGTATGGATTTACCAATTCTTAGCACTAACTCTGGTTCTAAAGGTCAAGCATTAGAGCAAATGAATACTGCAAGAGTGAGATACAAGAATATTAAAAGAGAAGCTTCCCTAGATTTAGAAGCATGGATTGAAAAATACAATGCTTTGGGTAGTAGCCTTAAAACTATTGCCACAAGAGAAGACCTTGATAAGAAGCACTTAAAAATTGAAAAGCTCTTTAAAAGAGGAGTGATTTCAACAGCAATGATTATTGAATCTCATAGGCAATTGATTGAATTTGCTAATACTCGCAATGAGTTTGAATTAGGTGCTGCCGAGGCACTATGGAATATCTATAAAATTAACGGAACAGTTTTTACTGAAAAGCTATAA
- a CDS encoding IS3 family transposase, whose protein sequence is MRPKQKKNAAKMLIDKFGVSERHSCQVLDFNRSSYRYELTLVKNDQIVINRMQQIVHKHRRYGYPRVHVILNREGIVRNRKRTQRIYFEQGFSLKLKRKKKKQFFPRIVKPSASKGGEVWSMDFVSDSLANSRKIRILTVIDHFTRYSPGFYINHSISGIIVTKELDRMIKEHGKPKRIQVDNGPEFTSKAMLEWSYRNNIEIDFTRPGKPTDNAYIESFNGSFRDECLNQNWFSTLAEARVVIESWRKEYNEERIHSSLNYLTPKEFVKKEREDVQHRLSATHL, encoded by the coding sequence TTGAGGCCCAAACAAAAGAAAAATGCAGCTAAAATGCTCATTGATAAGTTTGGGGTCAGTGAGCGGCATTCGTGCCAAGTTTTAGATTTTAACAGATCAAGTTATCGATATGAATTAACTTTGGTTAAGAATGACCAAATTGTTATTAACAGAATGCAACAAATTGTTCATAAACATCGAAGATATGGATATCCACGAGTTCATGTGATTCTAAATCGAGAAGGAATAGTTCGTAATCGCAAGAGAACCCAAAGAATTTATTTTGAGCAGGGATTTTCTTTAAAATTGAAACGAAAAAAGAAAAAACAATTTTTTCCACGGATAGTAAAACCTTCGGCATCGAAGGGGGGCGAAGTTTGGTCTATGGATTTTGTTTCAGACTCACTTGCAAACTCAAGAAAGATTAGAATATTGACAGTTATAGATCATTTCACAAGGTATTCCCCAGGTTTTTATATTAATCATTCAATCTCGGGAATAATTGTAACCAAAGAACTTGATCGAATGATAAAAGAACATGGAAAACCAAAAAGAATTCAAGTAGATAATGGGCCAGAATTTACATCTAAGGCCATGTTGGAGTGGAGTTACAGGAATAATATTGAAATAGATTTTACTCGTCCAGGAAAACCAACAGATAATGCTTATATTGAAAGTTTTAATGGTAGCTTTCGAGATGAATGTCTAAATCAAAATTGGTTTTCTACATTGGCAGAAGCACGAGTTGTAATTGAAAGCTGGAGAAAAGAATACAATGAAGAGAGAATACACAGTTCATTAAATTATTTAACACCTAAAGAATTTGTCAAAAAGGAACGAGAAGATGTACAACACAGACTCAGTGCAACTCATCTTTAG
- a CDS encoding efflux RND transporter permease subunit, producing MIQNLIELSIRNRAVVVIGFVFIALLSIFSLKTARIDAIPDIGENQQIVFTEWAGRSPKDIEEQVTYPLSVMMQGIPGVKNIRATSAFGFSIIYVIFKDDVDFYWSRSRVLEKLSTASSELPSGVIPNMGPDATGLGQIFWYTLENEKGASKPKSLAELRSIQDFYVRYLLQGVEGVSEVASIGGFVKEYQIDVDPNKLFAYDVHFSKLIKSIQNSNIDVGAEVVEDGDREFVVRGKGFFKSISDIENVVVAVKNNSPIRVKDLASVNIGPGFRRGALDKNGVESVGGVVTMRFGENPKEVIDNVKERLSIVEKGLPKGVKLVPFYDRTEVIERTIGTVYTALGQEIIITIIVILLFLLHFKSSILVSLTLPFGVGISFILMKLLGIDSNVMSLSGLVIAIGSMVDMGIIMTENIYSHLAQNPNASKKDRIEIIVNSAREVGPAILTAVATTIVTFLPVFGLEGSEGKLFGPLAWAKTLAMFGSVVVAIILVPALSAYLLKGELKPIEKNKVSSFIVEKYRPALSWMLDNRKIFVIFPTIIFMLGMFAYSKLGKEFMPSLNEGEILYMPVTTPDVSMTKARELLAYTDKKLKEHPLVADAIGKLGRANTAIDPAPVAMFETVIKLIPEDQWPNGVSIYDIMSELDSELQVPGLVNAWLFPIENRIAMISTGIKTQIGIKIFGDDLKTLESIASKIGKKVEKVKGAYGVYAEQITGKPYIEFDIDRVAASRYGINTGTINKILQTAVGGMTIGQFYEGRERYPIRVRYKKELRDRIDELKKVLVPSPLGQHIPLSELADIQVVTGPAAIQSENGMLRSLVLLNVQGRDLIGFVEEAKEHIEKNVELPKGYSIVWAGQYESQVRSNNRLMMLVPLALLINLILIYFGIKNLRNAAIIFSAVPIAFAGGLILLWIGGFNTSVAVWVGFIALFGIAVDDGVVMMTYLQEAIKNHKPKDWDGLKECILEAGSRRIRPLVMTTTTTVVALIPIMWSTSTGSEVMKPMAIPTLGGMLVELVTLFIVPVVYSYFEQRKMEKENLVTVSDKK from the coding sequence ATGATTCAGAATTTAATAGAATTATCTATTCGTAATCGTGCAGTTGTAGTTATAGGATTTGTCTTTATAGCGTTGCTGTCAATATTCAGTCTTAAAACAGCTAGGATTGATGCTATTCCTGATATTGGTGAGAATCAACAGATTGTTTTTACTGAATGGGCCGGAAGATCACCTAAAGATATTGAAGAACAAGTTACATATCCTTTAAGTGTAATGATGCAAGGGATTCCAGGGGTAAAAAATATTCGTGCGACTTCTGCATTTGGTTTTTCTATTATATATGTGATTTTTAAAGATGATGTCGATTTTTACTGGAGTAGAAGCCGAGTCTTAGAGAAGTTATCAACTGCTTCATCCGAACTTCCATCAGGAGTAATTCCTAATATGGGGCCGGATGCTACGGGATTAGGGCAGATATTTTGGTACACACTTGAAAATGAGAAAGGTGCATCAAAGCCAAAGTCACTAGCAGAGCTTAGATCAATTCAGGATTTCTATGTACGCTATCTCCTTCAAGGTGTAGAGGGAGTAAGTGAAGTCGCTAGTATTGGTGGATTTGTAAAAGAATATCAAATAGATGTTGATCCAAATAAACTATTTGCCTATGACGTTCACTTCTCGAAACTTATTAAGTCAATCCAAAATAGTAACATTGATGTTGGTGCAGAGGTAGTCGAGGATGGCGATAGAGAATTCGTTGTTCGTGGTAAGGGCTTCTTTAAAAGCATTTCTGATATTGAGAATGTCGTAGTTGCAGTAAAGAATAATTCACCAATTAGAGTAAAAGACTTAGCTAGTGTAAACATTGGGCCGGGATTTAGAAGAGGTGCACTTGATAAAAATGGTGTTGAGTCTGTTGGTGGCGTTGTAACTATGCGATTTGGTGAGAATCCGAAAGAAGTTATTGATAATGTAAAAGAAAGACTTTCAATTGTCGAAAAAGGACTTCCAAAAGGTGTTAAGCTTGTACCTTTCTATGATCGAACAGAAGTAATCGAGCGAACAATTGGAACAGTTTATACAGCTCTTGGACAAGAAATTATCATAACCATTATCGTTATCCTTTTATTCTTACTTCATTTTAAATCGTCAATTTTAGTTTCTCTTACACTTCCGTTCGGTGTGGGAATAAGTTTTATTCTGATGAAGCTTCTAGGTATAGACTCAAATGTAATGAGCTTGTCTGGGCTTGTTATAGCTATTGGTTCAATGGTTGATATGGGTATTATTATGACTGAGAATATATATTCTCATCTGGCCCAAAATCCTAATGCATCCAAGAAAGATAGAATTGAAATCATTGTTAATTCAGCTCGTGAAGTTGGGCCAGCGATTCTAACGGCTGTTGCAACGACAATTGTTACATTCTTGCCAGTCTTTGGACTTGAAGGAAGTGAAGGAAAGTTATTTGGGCCACTTGCATGGGCAAAAACACTTGCTATGTTTGGCTCTGTAGTTGTGGCAATAATCTTAGTCCCTGCATTATCGGCATATCTATTAAAGGGAGAGCTAAAACCAATTGAGAAAAACAAGGTTAGTTCATTTATAGTTGAAAAGTATAGGCCAGCCCTAAGTTGGATGCTTGATAATAGAAAAATATTTGTAATTTTTCCTACAATTATTTTTATGCTTGGAATGTTTGCCTATTCAAAATTAGGTAAAGAATTTATGCCCTCTCTCAATGAAGGTGAAATTCTTTATATGCCTGTAACAACTCCCGATGTGAGTATGACAAAGGCAAGAGAACTATTGGCCTATACTGATAAGAAGCTAAAAGAGCATCCTCTTGTAGCTGATGCCATAGGAAAGCTCGGTAGAGCAAATACAGCAATTGATCCAGCTCCAGTGGCGATGTTTGAAACAGTAATTAAGCTTATTCCTGAAGATCAGTGGCCAAACGGTGTATCTATTTATGACATTATGAGTGAACTTGATAGTGAGCTTCAAGTGCCGGGCCTTGTAAATGCATGGTTATTTCCAATCGAAAATAGAATTGCCATGATCTCCACAGGGATTAAAACTCAAATTGGTATTAAAATATTTGGTGATGATCTAAAAACTCTTGAAAGTATCGCTTCAAAGATAGGTAAGAAAGTTGAGAAAGTTAAAGGTGCTTATGGAGTTTACGCTGAACAAATTACTGGAAAGCCCTATATCGAATTTGACATTGACCGAGTTGCTGCAAGTAGATACGGAATCAACACGGGAACAATAAATAAGATATTACAAACAGCGGTTGGGGGAATGACTATTGGCCAATTCTATGAAGGTCGAGAACGATACCCAATACGAGTTAGATATAAGAAAGAACTTAGAGATAGAATAGATGAGCTTAAAAAAGTTTTAGTACCGAGTCCTTTAGGACAACATATCCCACTTTCTGAACTAGCTGATATTCAAGTTGTTACTGGCCCTGCTGCAATACAGTCAGAAAATGGAATGCTTAGATCACTTGTTTTATTAAATGTTCAAGGCAGAGATTTAATTGGTTTTGTAGAGGAAGCAAAAGAGCATATTGAAAAGAATGTAGAGCTTCCTAAAGGTTATTCTATTGTATGGGCAGGACAATATGAGAGTCAGGTTCGCTCTAACAATAGACTAATGATGTTAGTACCTCTTGCTTTACTAATAAACCTTATTCTGATCTATTTTGGTATCAAAAATTTAAGAAATGCTGCAATCATTTTTAGTGCAGTACCAATTGCCTTTGCTGGAGGTTTAATTCTTCTTTGGATAGGTGGATTTAATACTTCTGTTGCTGTTTGGGTTGGATTTATTGCTCTATTTGGTATCGCAGTTGATGATGGTGTTGTGATGATGACATATCTTCAAGAGGCTATAAAGAATCATAAACCCAAAGATTGGGACGGTCTAAAAGAATGTATTTTAGAAGCTGGTTCAAGAAGAATTAGACCCCTTGTTATGACTACAACAACTACAGTTGTAGCTTTAATTCCAATTATGTGGTCAACAAGTACAGGTAGTGAAGTTATGAAACCAATGGCCATTCCAACTCTTGGTGGAATGTTAGTTGAGTTAGTAACTTTATTTATCGTGCCTGTTGTTTATTCATATTTTGAACAAAGAAAAATGGAAAAAGAAAATTTGGTTACTGTTTCTGATAAGAAATAG
- a CDS encoding DUF3347 domain-containing protein produces MCPNCEKKLSLKKSFLVLSVVALGLFGMESYASGTQGGHDHSKMNHSKMDHSKMKKGDRKSLSEAAKNSVISALEANEALHSSFFKYDAKAVESNAMKLKKAIDAIEDKEVAKLLNFSKSKLSEIKASNDRETNNKNYHLVSMALIHIVNKYDVGSKYNAYSCPMVKKKWVQNSSKMAKVHNPYAPNMPHCGSQDSHH; encoded by the coding sequence ATGTGTCCAAATTGTGAAAAGAAACTATCATTAAAAAAATCATTCTTAGTACTAAGTGTGGTTGCACTTGGGTTATTTGGGATGGAGAGCTATGCATCAGGAACTCAGGGAGGTCACGATCATAGTAAGATGAATCATTCAAAAATGGATCATTCAAAGATGAAAAAGGGTGATAGGAAGTCTTTGTCAGAAGCAGCTAAAAATTCTGTTATATCAGCTTTAGAAGCGAATGAAGCACTTCACAGCTCATTTTTTAAGTATGATGCAAAAGCTGTTGAATCAAATGCTATGAAATTAAAAAAAGCTATAGATGCAATTGAAGATAAAGAGGTAGCAAAGCTGTTAAATTTCTCTAAAAGTAAGCTTTCTGAAATTAAAGCTTCAAATGATAGAGAAACTAATAATAAGAACTATCACCTTGTATCAATGGCCCTAATTCATATTGTTAATAAATATGATGTAGGTTCAAAGTATAATGCCTATTCTTGTCCAATGGTTAAGAAGAAATGGGTACAAAACAGCAGTAAAATGGCAAAGGTTCATAATCCTTATGCTCCCAATATGCCTCACTGTGGCTCACAAGATAGCCATCACTAA
- a CDS encoding efflux RND transporter periplasmic adaptor subunit, with translation MNKLISIIFLMFLLVIGVSCQKEGSSESGKTVDGHEHSKTKVYYTCSMHPQIKEKEMGKCPICHMNLTKIEIDDEEDIQAATVIPEKDIWQCKDFPDVTSETEDVCPMDGTPMVKKPKENKAAKVVAKVKLRKAQLKHFEPDFFPVTTMKMTKKIRLLGSVLQSEEKESNIPARIGGRVEKVYVKSTGSMVKVGDPVIDLYSPKLITAGEEYLLARKSYAKSKTKEFKDMLEQSIERLKLWGIKRFQFENWYKKGKVPRQITIYSNATGIVRSRNATVGKYFKEGQNFFELSDLADVWVEMDVYEHDSSLIKIGQKVDLEFTAIPGEKLVGEIDFVNPVLDQKSRTLKVRATIENASGKLKPGMIANAVLNVDIEGMPLVVPRTAVIDTGKRKVVWVKISGKNFQAKTVHAGYESEGYVEIKHGLMEGEEVVIEGNFLLDAQAQLFGGYEDMKESKTSGHNH, from the coding sequence ATGAATAAGTTAATCAGTATTATATTTTTAATGTTTCTCCTTGTTATAGGTGTTTCATGTCAAAAAGAAGGTTCTAGTGAATCAGGTAAAACTGTTGATGGGCATGAACACTCTAAAACTAAGGTTTATTATACTTGCTCTATGCACCCACAGATTAAAGAAAAAGAAATGGGGAAATGTCCAATATGTCATATGAATCTAACAAAGATTGAAATTGACGACGAGGAAGATATTCAAGCGGCGACCGTAATTCCTGAGAAAGATATTTGGCAATGTAAAGATTTTCCTGACGTGACAAGCGAAACTGAAGATGTTTGTCCTATGGATGGTACACCAATGGTCAAAAAACCAAAGGAAAATAAGGCCGCCAAGGTAGTCGCTAAAGTGAAACTAAGAAAAGCACAGTTAAAACATTTTGAGCCAGACTTCTTTCCTGTAACGACGATGAAGATGACTAAAAAAATTAGATTGCTTGGTTCTGTACTCCAGTCTGAGGAAAAGGAAAGCAATATCCCTGCTCGTATTGGAGGGAGAGTTGAAAAGGTTTATGTTAAATCAACTGGTAGTATGGTTAAAGTTGGTGATCCTGTGATTGATCTATATAGCCCTAAACTAATTACTGCTGGAGAAGAGTATTTACTAGCTCGAAAAAGTTATGCAAAAAGCAAAACTAAAGAATTTAAAGATATGTTAGAGCAGAGTATTGAAAGACTCAAGCTTTGGGGAATCAAGAGGTTTCAATTTGAAAATTGGTATAAAAAAGGGAAGGTTCCAAGACAAATTACAATTTATTCAAACGCTACAGGTATAGTTCGATCAAGAAATGCTACTGTTGGTAAATACTTTAAAGAGGGCCAAAACTTCTTTGAACTATCGGACTTAGCAGATGTTTGGGTCGAGATGGATGTATATGAACATGATTCATCATTAATTAAGATCGGACAAAAAGTAGATTTAGAATTTACAGCTATTCCGGGGGAGAAACTTGTCGGTGAAATAGATTTTGTAAATCCTGTCTTAGATCAAAAATCAAGAACATTAAAGGTTAGAGCTACTATTGAAAACGCTTCAGGTAAGCTAAAGCCCGGAATGATTGCAAATGCAGTTTTAAATGTAGATATAGAAGGAATGCCTCTTGTTGTACCAAGAACGGCAGTGATTGATACCGGTAAAAGAAAAGTCGTCTGGGTCAAGATTTCTGGAAAGAACTTTCAGGCAAAAACTGTTCATGCAGGCTATGAATCTGAAGGTTACGTTGAAATTAAGCATGGATTAATGGAAGGCGAAGAAGTCGTGATTGAAGGAAACTTTCTATTAGATGCTCAAGCACAACTTTTTGGTGGCTACGAAGATATGAAAGAATCCAAAACTTCAGGTCACAACCACTAA
- a CDS encoding heme-binding domain-containing protein yields the protein MKVLLLLFILTTTFHVWGHGGEDHSKNVKQPKAVKPNVEIKEKYIRINQEYLKTVKPIFQKSCFDCHGNTTVYPWYYKIPGVKQLIDSDIKESKKHLDFSKGFPFVSHETPIKDLDAIGKSIKNDSMPPFRYLIMHGDKKLTKDEVKQVDKWIRESKEMLK from the coding sequence TTGAAGGTTCTACTATTACTTTTTATTCTTACGACCACCTTTCATGTATGGGGACATGGAGGTGAAGATCATTCTAAAAATGTTAAGCAGCCTAAAGCCGTAAAGCCAAATGTGGAAATAAAGGAAAAGTATATAAGAATAAATCAAGAATACTTAAAGACTGTGAAACCAATCTTTCAGAAATCTTGCTTTGACTGTCATGGAAATACAACTGTGTACCCTTGGTATTATAAAATTCCCGGAGTAAAGCAGTTAATTGATAGTGATATAAAGGAGTCAAAGAAGCATCTGGATTTCTCAAAAGGTTTTCCATTTGTAAGCCATGAGACACCTATAAAAGACTTAGATGCTATTGGTAAATCTATAAAGAATGATTCCATGCCACCATTTCGCTATCTCATTATGCATGGAGATAAAAAGCTAACTAAAGATGAAGTAAAACAGGTTGATAAATGGATAAGAGAATCAAAAGAGATGTTAAAATGA
- a CDS encoding TolC family protein, whose translation MLKENNTWISKILKVSKRLYSTGKTSQQALLDIQIRKSEIESELNNKKYELSQIDDRLKYLIGTSDIEEASIPWKSLKTSSDKLKDNKELSLKEKLKAKDLALTASKQNYVPDLTVSLGYTKRSNIDGNGDFVGAAISFPLPFSGEKYSKHGQAVQEKYMAVKNFENYKRQKNRDISVLRKEIDKLLGELSILKEKTIKFARNSREITAKSYGLGNSTYVELLQSELKLQKILMHKVMLEAKRDIKRATLKYVKGESLNE comes from the coding sequence ATTCTAAAAGAGAACAATACATGGATTTCAAAAATCCTTAAAGTTAGTAAAAGGTTATACTCTACAGGAAAAACATCTCAGCAAGCACTTCTTGATATTCAAATTAGAAAATCTGAAATTGAAAGTGAATTAAACAATAAGAAATACGAATTATCTCAAATAGACGATCGCTTAAAGTACTTAATAGGAACTTCTGATATTGAAGAGGCTTCAATTCCTTGGAAGTCTCTCAAAACAAGTTCAGATAAATTAAAAGATAATAAGGAGCTTAGTTTAAAAGAAAAGCTAAAGGCTAAAGATTTAGCTTTAACTGCTTCTAAGCAAAACTATGTTCCAGATTTAACAGTATCTCTGGGATATACAAAAAGATCAAACATTGATGGGAACGGAGACTTTGTTGGTGCAGCTATTAGTTTTCCTCTACCTTTCTCTGGAGAAAAGTATTCTAAACATGGGCAAGCGGTTCAAGAGAAGTATATGGCCGTTAAAAACTTTGAGAACTATAAAAGGCAAAAAAATAGAGACATTTCAGTACTTCGTAAAGAGATTGATAAACTTTTAGGAGAACTGAGTATTTTAAAAGAGAAAACCATTAAGTTCGCTCGTAATTCAAGAGAAATAACTGCTAAGTCTTATGGTCTTGGTAACTCTACTTATGTCGAACTACTTCAAAGTGAACTTAAATTACAAAAAATTCTCATGCACAAAGTAATGCTCGAAGCAAAAAGGGATATTAAAAGAGCAACATTAAAGTATGTTAAAGGAGAGTCCTTAAATGAATAA